In Salvelinus sp. IW2-2015 linkage group LG8, ASM291031v2, whole genome shotgun sequence, the sequence tgagctgttcttgtctattcatgTTCCGTATCATGTcactttcatgttttgtgtggaccccaggaagagtagctgctgcaacagctaatggggatcctaataacaaATAACCATGCTCAACTGTGACATCGAAACAGTGGTGCACACTTCTGTCTTTGACTTTGAGACGTAATATTAATTTCCCAGGGTGAGAAGTCTTGCTGGTTCTCAGTCATTGCTTCCAACCGGGTCCCGATTCACATCACCGGTCTGGACAAGGCTGACAGCATTTACCAGAAGCATGCTGGTCAAATCCTGCTGGGAGTAAGTTGATGCTGCTTACTTAACTCAGTTAAGGACATAAAAGCTCTTCCTGAAATGGTACAACAAAACAAGTTTACAAATAATGTTATCAACATGAAGAACTCTGTGTGGATAGGTGCCAATGGGTGGAGAAGAACGCATGAAGGAATTCCCCCCTCTTGTCTCCCAAGATTTTGAGCTGAAGGGGCAGGGTTATCCGAAAGCCAGTGCTGATATCAAGTTTTCCTCTGCAGGTAATACACACATAATTACAAATTGATCAACCAGCCGACCCAGACGTTTCAGGGTTGGTATTTTTCAAAAGCGTAGTGCTaccgaatatatatatatttttaaaatgtattctattcTTAGGATGGGTGGCAGTGACAGGAGTGGAGGGGAACAGTCTCCTGCTGCGTGCCCATGCTCCAGTGGGTGCAGGGCTCTCCCTGAGGAGTCCACCTCTACTCCCCAACATCGTTAACCTGAAGGGAGAGCGCATCAAGATGTCTGTTGCTTATAAGACCAGGAAACCCCAGGCCCTGGTGGACACCAGCCTGTCCTACAAAGGAGCAGAGAGGCTCaaggtgaagaagaaaaaatgaaGTGCGTAACAACCTCTATGGGGCAACAAGGGTCTTCATGTCAAGAGGCTTTTTGTACTGGATATTTATTCGTGATACAGCACTTTCAGTTATGGATTTTTTTCCATCTGTGTTTTGTAAAATTGGCTGTAAATGTAACGATTATAAATAACCTACATATAAACAGTTGTATTTGTTTATCGATGTGTAGACTTGTGCTTCAATTTACATTGCTTTCTTTCCATTTAGACAGCAGGTAGGGAACCTTTTAGTGAATAACTTTTTTTCAAAGTATTTTGAAACGTAATATACTTTTTAAACGTATTAGTAACTGCAGAAAATGTAAGAAATGGAAAGGAATCACGCACCAACAACTTTTTTCATTTAGAAATGTAGAGCAGAAAATGGTACAGGATGTTTGTTTTAAATACACAAAAAGGTTTTAAACAGCCAATTGTTTTCAAAGTCTTGGGGACAATGTCCAATAACTCCCCACTTTGGTGAAGGTGTTAAAGTTTGTTGGCATTTATTGAATTGAAAAATAGTACATTTCTTCACTAACTGAAAACAGTAAATGAcgggtatacagtggggcaaaaaagtatttagtcagccagcaattgtgcaagttctcccacttaaaaagatgagagaggcctgtaattttcatcataggtacacttcaactatgacagacaaaatgagaaaaaaaatccagaaaatcacattgtaggatctttaatgaatttatttgcaaattatggtggaaaataagtatttggtcaataacaaaagtttctcaatactttgttatataccttttgttggcaatgacagaggtcaaacgttttctgtaagtcttcacaaggttttcacWcactgttgctggtattttggcccattcctccatgcagatctcctctagagcagtgatgttttggggctgttgctgggcaacacggactttcaactccctccaaagattttctatggggttgagatctggagactggctaggccactccaggaccttgaaatgcttcttacgaagccactccttcgttgcccgggcggtgtgtttgggatcattgtcatgctgaaagacccagccacgtttcatcttcaatgcccttgctgatggaaggaggttttcactcaaaatctcacgatacatggctccattcattctttcctttacacggatcagtcgtcctggtccctttgcagaaaaacagatgtttccacccccatgcttcacagtaggtatggtgttctttggatgcaactcagcattctttgttctccaaacacgacgagttgagtttttaccaaaaagttctattttggtttcatctgaccatatgacattctcccaatcttcttctggatcatccaaatgctctctagcaaacttcagacgggcctggatttgtacctgtctcttatacacatctagatgtgtataagagacaggtgagatcttgcgtggagccccagatcgacaggtgtcttttatactgataacaagttcaaacagatGCCATTAATACAgataacgagtggaggacagaggagcctcttaaagaagaagttacaggtctgtgagagccagaaatcttgcttgtttataGGTGACCaaaaacttattttccaccatactttgcaaataaattcattaaaaatcctacaatgtgattttctggattttttcccctcattttgtctgccatagttgaagtgtacctatgatgaaaattacaggcctctcatctttttaagtgggagaacttgcacaattggtggctgactaaatacttttttgccccactgtaggctAAAACTTCAATATCCCGggcgttatttttttttaattcactgAACACAACCGCCGCTTATTAAAGCCGGGCTTCTATTTCccaataaaatgttgaaaagacATCCACAGTTTGCGACCAGTATAAACATAACAAATCCATCGCAGATCAGACTTGCGAAGGCTACCTATCATACACCCCTGATTTTGTGCTTCAGCACCATGAATTTTATATCGTGTTTTATTTTTGGTGGCACCATGGCTAACAATGACATAATTCTAAAATGTTTAAATGCATATGACTGGGAATATCAGAGCTGTGTCCATGGTAACCTCGTAAAtattaaaagggacaggcggCTATTTGAGACTGCATTTAATTGGAAGTTTTACGGTACAGATGATTACACAATATGTGAATGAAAAATGGTTACAAAGAATGAACAACTTTTCCTATCAACTAAAAAGCACAAAACAGGAagtgaacaacaaaaaaattgatcATTTACAGTGACACGGAATCTAACCGTCTAGATAAGAGTGCATCGGGCTAAATTCGACCAGTTTTCCAGGGAACCCTGGTACTATTCTATGCCTTCCAATAGTCAAACTCAAAACATAAGTCTTTAAATTTCTATACTTTCTCACTTTGGCATCATACCCAAAACACAATATTGCACTGAATTTACTAAGAGTACACATGGCATTTTTATTAGCTAAGTCTATCAATCACCTCAATAGAACACAGCTAGATGCAGATGAAAGAAGCATATCACTGATGGCACAAACAGGCTAAGCTTTGGAGGCACAATTCTGTAAAACAGATGAGTGGGGTGATAACTGCAGAAATCAAGTTGATGGGTTCGATCTGCAGAGTAATCAAACAGTTACAACTAAACTTCCAAGGAATGGTTATAAAGTTAGACAGTATAACAACAATATCATTGAAATCAGACCTCTTACTGTAGGAAAATGTGACTCAATTAACAAAGCTACACTGTTAATatgcaaaaacatcaaaacaaaatcagaaaataATGATTGTCGAAGGCAAAAAAAAGAATGTAGAACTACCGGTATCTTCACAGGctcaactgtaaaaaaaaataatctttggacattttctgaaatcaAACACAAAACTGATAATGGCAAAGTTTCAGATGTGTGCACAAACATCCATTTCACAACTTGTTTTCAATGTTAGCGGTCCATTCTCTATCAGTGATAGCAACATAGTATCCTGTTCATCCTGATCTTAAGTtctataggcctataaatgtcAAGGGCCAGTAACACCCTACCTCCCATATTAGTTGTGCATTTGTTAATGAGTAGTACGAGTTTTCTTTTTGTATGACTAAATGTACTTGGATATACAAAAAGTGACAACATAATTCAAACATTAACGCAAGAAACAATTCTATACACACTTGTGCCAGATGAACCCAAAGAAACCTCGCCCCATTTCATAAATTCGACTAAGAGTCATGAGTCATGGCAATTAACACCTATAAAGTTTTTGTGATGAAGAGATTAGTTAGTCCATTGTACAGATTGATAAGATGtatacaatgtttttatttttattatctatTGATGTTatcaataaaataaagaaatcaaAGTAGTTGTCAAGTGCTCCCTAAATGGTCCCCATTTCGGAGACAGGTCGCTTCACTGGAGTGGACTCGCACAATAGGAGTGAGAGCGCCATTATTCTCTGGGTTATTTGGCATGGACCACCTGGGTCCTTCTAATCTTGTCTCCCTAGGGTTTCTTTGGTTCTTCATTGAAAAAGTGTAACACTTCCTTTCATAATTGATTTACGGTTGTTCTTCAACGGGCTGATGGATTAAAACAACGGGTACAACTCATCTCTTGGTGGGTTCTTCTGTAGAAAACTCAACCGGTTTGTGAACTAAAATAAAGGTGTAGCGATTTCTTGAATATCAACCATTATGCAAAatccaggtaactgccaaaataaaggaaacactMGAGTAAATGagagatacaaagtatattgaaagcaggtgcttccacacaagtgtgattcctgagttaattaagcaatccACATGCCATCATGTTTAGGgtcagggtcatgtataaaaatgcccagttgccccttattttggctaccatggctagaagagatctcagtgattTTAAAGAGGGGTATCAAAgcagcatagggggtttaaagtgtttttgtctcagtcaccagatctcaacccaattaaacacttatgggagattgtgGAATGGTATCTGAGAGAGAATTTTTCACCACCATCAagaaaacaccaaatgatggaatttctcgtggaagaatggcgtcgcatccctccaatagagttccaggcagttgtagaatctatgccaaaacGCATTGAAGCTGTTATGGCAGCTTGTGGTAGCCCAAcacctttattttggcagttacttgtatATACAACGCTATTACAGAATGGTTCGCTTTTAGTTAGTTGCATAACCATACGAGATTAacaagcaaaaaaaaattgtatcccATATTTTCATAATTTCTCAGCCAAATGCCAAACCATGAACATTAGGTTTTCGACCTCACATGGTGTAAACTCACATATCCTCTCTGATTTCTGTTTGAAAACAAGAACTGTAGAATTTATAGTCAAACGGTCTGGGAACCAATACGTGAAAGCCCAGACACCAATTATCAAATGAACTAGTCTGCCTAAAGCTGGTATTACAAAGACGGTCAGATAGTTTTAGGCATACCATAGAATATTCATATTTTATACAGCAGTAACCGTGAGCACTAATGCAAGGTAACTGAATATCTACTGTTAATATGTTGACACAGACAACTATACATATGTTTTATAACAGGGGGAAAGGGTCAAGCAAAATACACCGCTGGAATCAAAGCTCCCTGCTCTGCAGGCACTCACTTGTCCGGCTTGGAAGCATTGTCAAAGATAATACACATTCACCAGGTGCCGATTCAGGTGCCGACGGAACTCCGCCTCCAAGGGGAAGCTACGGTCACAGAAGACGCACATGTGACTCTTGAGGTCAGTTGGAGTCGGAATCTCTTCTGTGGGAGTTTCAGGGTCATTGGCCAGTTTACCGGCGGCTGCCGCCAGCCCGTTGAGCCCTGAATCGTCACTGCCCTCCGAGGCGCTGTCACTGATCTCGCTTCCTCCGTCATGGCTGTGGATGCCCTCGTCCTCCTCGGTTTCAGTAGGCTTTCCTCTTGGCCTAGGGAGCTCCAGGGAGGGTGTTGTTGGTGTTGATGGTTCTCCCTGTGCCCGTCTGAAATCGCGAGAGACGTCACTTTCTATGGGAGATGGGGACTCGTCGGCGCTGCTGAAGCCTTCAGGAGTAGGAGTTTCCTCTGCTTTGTCGGCGACCTCAGCCTGCTCAGCCCGTGGGGTTGTGTCCTTGGTTGGGGATACATTTTGCCGTGCAAGGTTGTTTTCCCCATTACTGGGCCGTTCTTCTGCCGGGTTCTGCCCAGTAGATGTATCCATAGCAGGGACAGTCTCCTGGTCAGATGCCTGCTGCTCTTCCTGTACAACTGTTGGCTGAAGCTCTGTGGCAGGACATGTTTTGCTTTCAGGGGGGCTAAAGGGGTTCTCAATGATGGAACACACCTTGTTCTCACTGGAAGCCTCGGTCTCTCCAGGGCTTGCTTTTTTCTTGTTGCTCCTTTTCAGCTTTTTCACTACAGGCGAGTACATCATCTGGTCTACTGGGTCCTTCTGCTCGGACGCTGTGCAAGGCTCAGTAGTTTTGCCTCGGGGGGTACTGGCTTTTGTTTGTGACTTGTCAGCAGTCTTGATTTTCAACCGTTTGGCCTTAATGTTGGTGCAGGACTCATCAGGAGATTCCTTCATTGATAAGTCCAAGGCCTCTGTAGTTTTTCTCTTCACTGGCTTCGTCTTGCtcttctctttttgttttttcacTGGTGCTTCCAGACTTTGGGGAGCGTTTTCAACAGTCTTTTCAACCACTTTCTCAATTTTTTTGGAAGTACTCTTCTGAGATTTTATTGCGTTTTTGTTCTCTTTTCCTTCTTTCTCATTCTTCAGTGTCTTCAGCTGctcttttttctcctcctccagcGTCTTGTTTTCCTCCTTCGCTTTCTCCATATTCTCCCTCTCTAGCATGTCTTTCTCTAACCTCTCCTTGACTGATTTGTCTTTCTCAATACTGTCCTCTTCCAAACCCGCCTTTTGAACTTTTTCCTTTATTTCGGTCTTATCCTGAACACTTGTTTTCCCAGTCATCTGTTTTTTGGGACTTCTCTTAACTTTATTGCCTGCTATTTCAACCACAACTGCTGTCTCCTTCCCACTCTCCTTCAGGGTAACATTCTGCTTTGTATTCTCACTGTTCATCTCTGTACTCTTGCGTTTCAGTGTTACCTTTTTCTCTGCCTTGTCCTTTGCCTTTTTAGGTATCTCTTTGACAGAGGAGATGTCACATTTCTTGGGGGTCTTGTCCATTGCCATGCTTTCTACTGCTTGAACAGGGCTAGTTTTGCTGCTCTTCTTGGTCTCTTTGACAGGAGAGTTGTCACATTTCTTGGGGGTCTTGTCCGTTTCCATGCTTTCTACTGCTTGAACAGGGATAGTTCTGCTGCTCTTCTTGGTCTCTTTGACAGGAGAGTTGTCACATTTCTTGGGGGTCTTGTCCGTTTCCATGCTTTCTAGTGCTTGAACAGGGCTAGGTTTGCTGCTCTTGGTCGAGAGATTGATAGGGCTTGATTGTTTATCAGCTCCAGAGATCTCTGGTCCTTCCTCCTCATCACCATCAATTGCTGACAGCTCAAACTTTGCTGTTCCATTCACCATGTTGTACTCATCTGTGAATTCATCAGAATCAGGTTTCTTGACACGCAGCTTGACCTTTGACACATCCATTGCGATCTGTGGGCAGCCAGGGTGTCGAGACTTGATGTGATATTGTAGGTTACACTTCTTGGAAGCGGCATACTTGCAGACAGGGCAAAGGAACTGACGCGGGTTGAGGTGGAGCTCCACATGCTTTTTGTAGTTGCTGCGGTCAGCCGTCTTGTATTGGCAGTGGGGGCAGCATAGGGGCTTGGGTCCATTGTGAACCTGTCTGGAATGGCGTGTCACCTCATGCTGATTGGCAGCCAGGTAGTTGCAGCGGTCACATTTGAAAGGCCTTTCACCTGCCAAGAAAAGCAATGTGTAAAATGGTCAGTTTAGAGACATTTTAACTGCTGTTAACATCAATGGGAACACTGGCACACATTTCATGCAGGGAAGATGGacaacaatacagagagacaaGCAACAATTACAAGTCGAACACGAAGCATCTCACAGCACGTATCGCAAACCACTTTACCGTTCTTATCCAAAACCATCTGCTCCAGCGAATGCAACATAAGGAGAAAAAGTTGACTATGAGAGGAAACCAAAACAGAGACCTATATCTATGCACAATCAATCACATTTGTGTCACATAATAGAAATATGTACAGTCAGGCCTCTTTGTCATGTAGCCTGTGTTAGACACTCACCCGAGTGTGTTCTCATATGCCTGGTAAGATGGGTCTTCTGGGAGCTTGAGtactcacagtacggacatcgaAAAGGACGCTCCCCTAAAGTAGAAAAAACAGAGTTAGCTAtactgttaaaaaataaaatcatacTTTGACCATTAAGTGCATACTTGGAGTGAAAAGGTTATATTTGACATACCTGTGTGAGTGCGGATATGCTGCACGTAGTTGTTCTTACGGTCCGAGAAATAGCTGCACTGGTTGCAGGTGAAGAGCTTACTGGGGAAATGGTTCCTGAGGTGCTTTTTCCAGTGGTACTGGCTGACGGTCGTATACGTGCAGATGGTGCATTTGTAGACCCTCTGGTCATCGCCCTCCTTCTCGTGGTGCTTGAGGTGAGCCATGTAATGGTCGTAGCGGTTGGTGTTGTAGCCGCAGCGCTCACAGCGGATCASCCCTTTGTTGTTGGCCCCRCYATCACCGCTCTSCGCCTCTTGATCTGGTCCMGCCGAMGTCTCTTTYKCCCGTGCCTTGTCCCCCWCCAYGCGTTTCACYRCRATCATCCTATTGGCGCTGTGGATTTGGATGTGGGTTACAAACTCCTCCTCGCACTGGGCCTGGTAGTTGCAGGGTTTACAGAAGAAAGGTTTCTTCTTCTTAGCTGACTCCATGATCATGCCCAGAGGTGTAGAAGGGGTGGTAGGAGTGGAAGGGCTAAAAGGGCGCTGGTCAGAGGGTTTGGACAGGTCAatcccttcttcctcctcatctaTCGCCTCAACCTGGGAAAGGGCAGCCCGTGGAGACTCTGGGTATTCTAcgatacacatctctctctcatgGCTATCGTAACTGTATCGGATGATGTTCTCGTCTTCACTATCGGAGTAGCTGCCGACGGTTTGAAGCTCCATCATCTCCTTCCCTTCTGCTGGGTTTTCACATGCTACGTTGGCGAGCATGACCAGCTGCGGGGCCGGCAGCTCGTTGTGTGGAAGCTCAGCCAACCCCTGGGCATCCTCCGCCATGGGCATGCCAACTGAGGTGGAGAACATGACCAATCCCATTGGATACACCGTCTGAGAAGCCATGCTGACAGGGCTGTTGCTGTGGGTGATGAGAGCAGAACCGGAGGTCATGGATCAAAAAACTTCAATTAAGATATGTTTTCATTTTCAGAACTAAaatgctagtagtagtagtagtagtagtagtcaaaGAGAGTTTGAGTTTTAACAGGCCTTCAAAAGACCAGACAACTCAAGTTACATACACTTGGTCCCAACTCATTAAAATGATATGGCTTGCAAGTTGTCCAAGCAACTACCAACCAtgtcaccgtaccttctctgaaTCAGTTATTTGGAATTTATAGAGCAGGATGTTTTTATGATAATCCAGGAATGGTGCATCCAAGAAAGAAATCACAAATGTCAACAATACAAGTGTCAGGATAAAGAAAGTATGCTAAACCAACACAATTACAGTACACCTTCATCACATTGATTCCTTGTCTTCATGCTGTGCATATCATCGATGCGATGTACCGGTATGTGACTATATAACCGATTACAATGTTGTATGTATTCTTCATTTGTAAGAAAGTATATTTATCTTTATTAAATGTAATAAAGAAAAATCATCTATATAAAAATGTAACACAAAACGACCAAGAATATACCACCACTTCAAAATGTATGTTTCATAACTTCAGTGTGGGCATACTTTTACTTTGACACAGTGCTTTGGTAAAATCCAGTCTCCTAGGCCTGTGTTTGCATGCACAGAAATTTGTGTTCGGCCATTTTGAAACAGCACCACCAACTTCGTCGACAGCGCCCAACAACTACAGTAGCATGTCCTACATTCTAACTAGTATAAAGAGAAAATAAGAACtggaaatacaaaaaatacaattgtGCACTGGGTTGTTTGATCTCCATGCCAAAcaaaatatataggcctaaattgtCATATTTACTAAATACTTAAACACATTTTACATATATTTACTTTATAAGCACAAAACTGTGTAGAGTAGACATACTTTGTAACATGCTGGTATCAAAATAATCTAAACAGAATACGATGACTAAAAATACAATTTCTGAGTTATAGCCTATCCACTAGACCTCAACAATACAAGTGGAAAGTTGCAGTATTTCATATCGTTAACAAATGAATCGATTTTTGCTAAAAACAAACTTTTTA encodes:
- the LOC111967525 gene encoding RE1-silencing transcription factor — translated: MASQTVYPMGLVMFSTSVGMPMAEDAQGLAELPHNELPAPQLVMLANVACENPAEGKEMMELQTVGSYSDSEDENIIRYSYDSHEREMCIVEYPESPRAALSQVEAIDEEEEGIDLSKPSDQRPFSPSTPTTPSTPLGMIMESAKKKKPFFCKPCNYQAQCEEEFVTHIQIHSANRMIXVKRXXGDKARXKETSAGPDQEAZSGDXGANNKGXIRCERCGYNTNRYDHYMAHLKHHEKEGDDQRVYKCTICTYTTVSQYHWKKHLRNHFPSKLFTCNQCSYFSDRKNNYVQHIRTHTGERPFRCPYCEYSSSQKTHLTRHMRTHSGERPFKCDRCNYLAANQHEVTRHSRQVHNGPKPLCCPHCQYKTADRSNYKKHVELHLNPRQFLCPVCKYAASKKCNLQYHIKSRHPGCPQIAMDVSKVKLRVKKPDSDEFTDEYNMVNGTAKFELSAIDGDEEEGPEISGADKQSSPINLSTKSSKPSPVQALESMETDKTPKKCDNSPVKETKKSSRTIPVQAVESMETDKTPKKCDNSPVKETKKSSKTSPVQAVESMAMDKTPKKCDISSVKEIPKKAKDKAEKKVTLKRKSTEMNSENTKQNVTLKESGKETAVVVEIAGNKVKRSPKKQMTGKTSVQDKTEIKEKVQKAGLEEDSIEKDKSVKERLEKDMLERENMEKAKEENKTLEEEKKEQLKTLKNEKEGKENKNAIKSQKSTSKKIEKVVEKTVENAPQSLEAPVKKQKEKSKTKPVKRKTTEALDLSMKESPDESCTNIKAKRLKIKTADKSQTKASTPRGKTTEPCTASEQKDPVDQMMYSPVVKKLKRSNKKKASPGETEASSENKVCSIIENPFSPPESKTCPATELQPTVVQEEQQASDQETVPAMDTSTGQNPAEERPSNGENNLARQNVSPTKDTTPRAEQAEVADKAEETPTPEGFSSADESPSPIESDVSRDFRRAQGEPSTPTTPSLELPRPRGKPTETEEDEGIHSHDGGSEISDSASEGSDDSGLNGLAAAAGKLANDPETPTEEIPTPTDLKSHMCVFCDRSFPLEAEFRRHLNRHLVNVYYL